In the genome of Kineosporia sp. NBRC 101731, one region contains:
- a CDS encoding sensor domain-containing diguanylate cyclase, with protein sequence MTGQAVPVRPGREALARLRSHLAVVLAVVTVVPLVAGVVLLGLIAPAQARSSAVGAAARDADAAAVALSGSCEAVRASARVAAGEVAAFATRNADAIDTEEGAVTAEAAQSFADRAAARRPGSAVAVYDDRAQLLAGAGPAAARGVVVNIGVQSGTAGPSCSAGRAGATGDAAGLAEVSPVQIIPAGSTTKVDVATVVMWLPLDQASLGALGARLGTSGQLSVLPARGQTVVLATSGDAQARAALTRLLRNLPSTGSAGGTRGGLGFRLTDTGPGLPYRVLATQEIGGGGLRLLGWSLLALALLALAPLWIVIVRLTRPVTDEIAAVGDEVQAGRMALADSLDRFGEALAHTHDLNELLATIAGTALSGTGAASAVILLATDETGEPGGPGETRGTSQPSEAGQLSDAGQLSDAGQLGGAAKISGNGTISRTDETDVLTSSVPGSRSRGSADRRPAERAGDVRGARASGERLSVRSETGRPDAAGDQARAVLPAFAERHFAELIENSQNSQVFSEPQLVDVPGAGPVAAIGIGVDALPVESSAERGPARRRLIGVLAVARGEGARPFDALHLTRLRALAGQAGTAITNVRRYLEVRRLSMTDPLTGLGNRAQLVSSLSREIAAAGRGNGVLTVLMLDIDHFKMVNDTWGHGFGDIVLHDFAARLLACVREADTVARYGGEEFVVLLRDTDADGGCRVAERVLQAARSRPFEDADIRQQVTVSIGVAAYPRDGRMADDVLQAADSALYAAKRDGRNRWRVAEPSHNAPILPVSG encoded by the coding sequence ATGACCGGGCAGGCCGTTCCGGTTCGGCCAGGCCGTGAGGCGCTGGCCAGGCTGCGTTCTCATCTTGCCGTGGTGCTCGCCGTGGTGACCGTCGTGCCCCTGGTCGCCGGCGTGGTGCTGCTCGGCCTGATCGCTCCCGCCCAGGCCCGTTCGTCGGCCGTCGGTGCCGCGGCCCGGGACGCCGACGCCGCCGCGGTGGCGCTCAGCGGCAGCTGCGAGGCGGTGCGGGCCAGTGCCCGGGTCGCCGCCGGCGAGGTCGCCGCGTTCGCCACCCGGAACGCCGACGCCATCGATACGGAAGAGGGCGCGGTCACGGCCGAGGCGGCGCAGTCGTTCGCAGACCGGGCCGCCGCCCGCCGCCCCGGTAGTGCCGTGGCGGTCTACGACGACCGGGCTCAGCTGCTGGCCGGTGCGGGCCCGGCCGCGGCCCGCGGGGTCGTGGTCAACATCGGTGTCCAGTCCGGCACCGCGGGGCCGTCGTGCTCGGCCGGCCGGGCCGGTGCCACCGGCGATGCTGCCGGGCTCGCCGAGGTCTCGCCCGTGCAGATCATCCCGGCCGGGAGCACCACCAAGGTCGACGTGGCCACCGTGGTGATGTGGCTCCCGCTCGACCAGGCCTCGCTCGGCGCCCTCGGCGCCCGGCTGGGCACCTCGGGCCAGCTCAGCGTGCTGCCCGCGCGCGGCCAGACCGTGGTGCTGGCGACCAGCGGCGATGCGCAGGCCCGGGCCGCCCTGACCCGTCTGCTGCGCAACCTGCCCTCGACCGGCTCCGCCGGGGGCACCCGGGGCGGACTCGGCTTCCGGCTGACCGACACCGGTCCCGGTCTGCCCTACCGGGTGCTGGCGACCCAGGAGATCGGGGGTGGGGGCCTGCGTCTGCTGGGCTGGTCGCTGCTCGCGCTGGCCCTCCTGGCCCTGGCCCCGCTCTGGATCGTGATCGTGCGCCTGACCCGCCCGGTCACCGACGAGATCGCCGCGGTCGGCGACGAGGTGCAGGCCGGGCGGATGGCCCTGGCCGACAGTCTCGACCGGTTCGGCGAGGCCCTGGCCCACACCCACGACCTGAACGAGCTACTGGCCACGATCGCGGGCACGGCGCTGTCCGGCACCGGAGCGGCCTCCGCCGTGATTCTCCTCGCGACCGACGAGACCGGAGAACCAGGGGGACCCGGCGAGACCCGTGGGACGAGCCAGCCCAGCGAAGCCGGACAGCTCAGCGACGCCGGACAGCTCAGCGACGCCGGACAACTCGGTGGCGCCGCCAAGATCAGCGGGAACGGCACGATCAGCAGAACTGACGAGACCGACGTGCTCACCTCGTCCGTACCCGGTTCCCGCAGCCGGGGTTCGGCCGACCGGCGGCCGGCCGAACGGGCTGGTGACGTGCGCGGCGCCAGGGCCTCCGGAGAACGGCTCAGCGTGCGCTCCGAGACCGGCCGCCCCGACGCGGCGGGCGACCAGGCCCGGGCGGTCCTACCCGCCTTTGCTGAGCGGCATTTCGCCGAACTCATCGAGAACTCACAGAATTCACAGGTTTTCAGCGAGCCCCAGCTGGTCGACGTGCCCGGCGCGGGCCCGGTGGCGGCCATCGGTATCGGGGTCGACGCCCTGCCCGTGGAGAGCTCGGCCGAACGCGGCCCGGCCCGTCGCCGGCTCATCGGAGTGCTGGCCGTGGCCCGCGGTGAAGGAGCCCGGCCGTTCGACGCGCTGCACCTCACCCGGCTGCGCGCACTGGCCGGCCAGGCCGGTACCGCTATCACGAATGTCCGCCGCTACCTAGAGGTTCGGCGTCTCTCGATGACCGACCCACTGACCGGCCTGGGCAACCGCGCGCAGCTCGTCAGCTCCCTGTCGAGAGAGATCGCCGCAGCCGGTCGTGGCAACGGCGTACTGACCGTGCTGATGCTGGACATCGACCACTTCAAGATGGTCAACGACACCTGGGGCCACGGCTTCGGGGACATTGTGCTGCATGATTTCGCCGCCCGCCTGCTGGCCTGTGTGCGGGAGGCGGACACGGTGGCGCGCTACGGAGGAGAAGAGTTCGTCGTCCTCCTACGCGACACCGACGCCGACGGCGGCTGCCGCGTCGCCGAACGCGTCCTCCAAGCCGCCCGGTCAAGGCCTTTCGAGGATGCGGACATCCGGCAGCAGGTCACCGTCTCGATCGGCGTGGCAGCATACCCGCGCGACGGCCGGATGGCAGATGACGTGCTGCAGGCGGCCGATTCCGCTCTGTATGCGGCTAAACGTGACGGTCGTAACCGTTGGAGAGTCGCCGAGCCGAGTCACAACGCGCCGATCCTGCCTGTCTCTGGGTAG
- the galU gene encoding UTP--glucose-1-phosphate uridylyltransferase GalU, producing MTEPTIPADLAPLGDGNPGPAVVKAVIPAAGLGTRFLPATKATPKEMLPVVDRPAIQYVVEEAVRAGLGDVLMITGRGKRSLEDHFDRAWELEAALEAKGDKDRLEQVRESADLADIHYTRQGDPRGLGHAVLCAAHHVGDDDPFAVLLGDDLIDERDELLTRMIGVQRQTRASVVALMEVDPTQVHLYGCAAVEATGVDDVLRVTGMVEKPDPKDAPSNLAVIGRYVLHPRVFEVLKDTKPGRGNEIQLTDALQTLAADPGTEGGGVYGVVFKGRRYDTGDRLDYLKAVVRLASERDDLGPELRAFLREFVAGLPAE from the coding sequence ATGACGGAACCGACCATCCCCGCCGACCTCGCGCCCCTGGGCGACGGTAACCCCGGCCCTGCCGTGGTCAAGGCCGTGATCCCCGCTGCGGGCCTCGGCACCCGCTTCCTCCCTGCCACCAAGGCGACGCCGAAGGAGATGCTGCCGGTCGTCGACCGGCCTGCCATCCAGTACGTCGTCGAGGAGGCTGTTCGGGCCGGGCTGGGTGACGTCCTGATGATCACCGGCCGGGGCAAGCGCTCGCTGGAGGATCACTTCGACCGCGCCTGGGAGCTCGAGGCCGCACTCGAGGCCAAGGGTGACAAGGACCGCCTGGAGCAGGTGCGGGAGTCGGCCGACCTGGCTGACATCCACTACACCCGCCAGGGCGACCCGCGCGGCCTCGGCCACGCGGTGCTCTGCGCCGCCCACCACGTCGGTGACGACGACCCGTTCGCCGTGCTGCTCGGTGACGACCTGATCGACGAGCGCGACGAGCTCCTCACCCGGATGATCGGCGTCCAGCGCCAGACCCGGGCCAGTGTCGTCGCGCTGATGGAGGTCGACCCCACGCAGGTGCACCTGTACGGCTGCGCCGCGGTGGAGGCCACGGGTGTCGACGACGTGCTGCGTGTGACCGGCATGGTGGAGAAGCCCGACCCGAAAGACGCCCCGAGCAACCTCGCGGTGATCGGCCGGTACGTGCTGCACCCGCGGGTCTTCGAAGTCTTGAAAGACACCAAGCCGGGTCGTGGCAACGAGATTCAGCTCACTGACGCGCTGCAGACCCTGGCTGCCGATCCGGGCACCGAGGGTGGTGGCGTCTACGGTGTCGTCTTCAAGGGGCGCCGTTACGACACCGGCGACCGGCTCGACTACCTCAAGGCCGTCGTGCGGCTTGCCAGCGAGCGTGACGACCTGGGTCCCGAGCTGCGCGCTTTCCTGCGGGAGTTCGTGGCCGGCCTGCCGGCTGAGTGA
- the glp gene encoding gephyrin-like molybdotransferase Glp, whose translation MRSVDEHLKLCLKNLGPLPAVEVPLSEAAGCVLAQDVVSGIDMPRFDNSSMDGYAVRAAEVASATAGSPVNLPVLGDIPAGRGDALELAPGTTLRIMTGAPVPAGADSVVQVEWTDGGVSQVRIDRPVPPGKNIRRSGEDVREGETVLTAGTWLTARHITLAASVGIDRLTVHPRPRVVVLPSGSELVPPGKPLQPGQIHDSNGYGLIAAAQAAGTHARHGGIMPDTPEAVGSMLEAAAADADLLITTGGVSAGAYDTVKAVLRELGTMEFVQVAMQPGKPQGFGTIGPRNTPLFTLPGNPVSALLSFEVFVAPALRRLAGRPDLDRSTPTATVVEGWRSPPARRQFARCLLTVTAAGPTVRPVGGQGSHLVADLAGANCLVIVPEDVTQVSEGDELPYIVLESGP comes from the coding sequence ATGCGTTCCGTCGACGAGCACCTCAAGCTCTGCCTGAAAAACCTGGGTCCGCTTCCGGCAGTGGAGGTTCCGCTGTCGGAGGCGGCCGGGTGCGTGCTCGCCCAAGACGTCGTCTCCGGCATCGACATGCCGCGCTTCGACAACTCCTCGATGGACGGCTACGCCGTGCGCGCGGCCGAGGTCGCCTCGGCCACCGCGGGCAGCCCGGTGAATCTGCCGGTGCTGGGCGATATCCCGGCCGGGCGCGGTGACGCGCTCGAGCTGGCGCCCGGCACCACACTGCGGATCATGACCGGCGCCCCGGTGCCGGCCGGGGCCGACTCGGTGGTGCAGGTCGAGTGGACCGACGGTGGGGTGAGTCAGGTCCGGATCGATCGCCCGGTCCCGCCGGGCAAGAACATCCGCCGGTCCGGCGAAGACGTGCGCGAGGGCGAGACGGTGCTCACCGCGGGCACCTGGCTGACAGCCCGTCACATCACGCTCGCCGCGTCGGTCGGCATCGACCGGCTGACCGTGCACCCGCGTCCGCGAGTGGTCGTCCTGCCCTCGGGCAGTGAGCTCGTGCCGCCCGGAAAGCCGTTGCAGCCCGGGCAGATCCACGACTCCAACGGCTACGGTCTGATTGCTGCCGCGCAGGCCGCCGGGACCCACGCCCGGCACGGCGGCATCATGCCCGACACCCCGGAGGCGGTCGGGTCGATGCTCGAGGCGGCCGCCGCCGACGCCGACCTGCTGATCACCACCGGCGGTGTCAGCGCGGGGGCCTACGACACGGTGAAGGCCGTACTGCGCGAGCTCGGCACCATGGAGTTCGTGCAGGTCGCGATGCAGCCGGGCAAACCCCAGGGCTTCGGCACAATCGGGCCCCGCAACACCCCGCTGTTCACCCTGCCCGGCAACCCCGTCAGCGCCTTGCTGTCGTTCGAGGTGTTCGTCGCGCCCGCCCTGCGTCGTCTGGCGGGCCGGCCCGACCTCGACCGGAGCACACCGACCGCAACCGTGGTGGAGGGCTGGCGATCTCCGCCGGCCCGCCGTCAGTTCGCGCGCTGTCTGCTCACGGTCACGGCCGCCGGGCCCACCGTGAGGCCGGTCGGAGGGCAGGGATCTCACCTGGTGGCTGACCTGGCCGGGGCGAACTGCCTGGTCATCGTGCCGGAAGACGTCACCCAGGTGAGCGAGGGTGACGAACTGCCGTACATCGTGCTGGAATCTGGCCCATGA
- the moaC gene encoding cyclic pyranopterin monophosphate synthase MoaC, producing MNAQHLTHVDESGSARMVDVSAKEVTAREATAKGVVLCSSTVIELLRGEGVPKGDALAVARIAGIQAAKRTPDLIPLAHPIAVHGVKVDLDVQDHGVEITATVRTADRTGIEMEALTCVAVAGLALIDMIKAVDKLAEIDRVRVVAKSGGRSGDWRRD from the coding sequence GTGAACGCGCAACACCTGACCCACGTGGACGAGTCCGGGTCGGCCCGCATGGTCGATGTCTCCGCGAAGGAGGTCACCGCTCGCGAGGCCACGGCCAAGGGGGTCGTGCTCTGCTCGTCCACTGTGATCGAACTGCTGCGCGGCGAGGGTGTGCCCAAGGGTGACGCCCTCGCCGTGGCGCGGATCGCGGGAATTCAGGCGGCCAAGCGCACGCCCGACCTGATTCCCCTGGCGCACCCGATCGCGGTGCACGGGGTGAAGGTCGACCTCGATGTGCAGGACCACGGGGTGGAGATCACCGCGACCGTCCGCACGGCCGATCGCACGGGGATCGAGATGGAGGCCCTGACCTGCGTCGCGGTGGCCGGTCTGGCGCTGATCGATATGATCAAAGCGGTAGACAAGCTGGCCGAGATCGACCGTGTTCGGGTGGTGGCCAAGAGCGGTGGACGTTCCGGTGACTGGCGACGTGACTGA